A genomic segment from Clostridium pasteurianum BC1 encodes:
- a CDS encoding macrolide family glycosyltransferase, giving the protein MKKILFINMCGHGHVNPTIGLINELMNRGEQVTYIAGEEFRDKIEKTGAKFKGYNNSIDITNLQNSESLLKFIDIFKKIMEILFNSKEKFDYIIYDSVFILGNEVGRVLKIPAICSITTFAANERTNCLSSLLNKIEPKIQEILNSSEYINFVEYLQEKYSIKCPSASDAIFGKGIISIVYTSKYFQLCGGSFDESYKFIGPSISDRKEDTNFPLETNDKKKVIYISLGTVFNNSIEFYENCFKAFDDMDAKIIMSVGKNIDINIFKSIPSNFIIRNYVPQLEILKHADVFITHGGMNSTNEGLYYDVPLILIPQFIDQPAVANRVAELGAGIVIEKDKVTPEVLKQSVIMILSDNNFKINSKKIGKSLREAGGYKKGVDEILNLINKKSSLFT; this is encoded by the coding sequence ATGAAAAAAATATTATTTATAAATATGTGCGGTCATGGACACGTTAACCCTACTATAGGTCTCATTAATGAATTAATGAATAGAGGAGAACAGGTTACTTATATTGCCGGTGAAGAGTTTAGAGATAAAATAGAAAAGACAGGAGCTAAATTTAAAGGCTATAATAATTCAATTGATATAACAAATTTACAAAATAGTGAGTCGTTGTTAAAATTCATTGATATCTTTAAAAAAATAATGGAAATTTTATTTAATTCAAAGGAAAAATTTGATTACATTATTTATGATTCAGTATTTATCCTAGGTAATGAAGTAGGAAGAGTATTAAAAATACCTGCAATTTGTTCTATTACTACTTTTGCAGCAAATGAAAGAACAAATTGTTTATCATCACTATTAAATAAAATTGAACCTAAGATACAGGAAATTCTAAATAGTTCGGAATATATAAACTTTGTTGAATATTTACAAGAAAAGTATAGTATAAAGTGTCCTAGTGCTTCTGATGCAATTTTTGGAAAAGGCATAATTAGTATTGTATATACTTCTAAGTATTTTCAACTTTGTGGTGGAAGTTTTGATGAAAGCTATAAATTCATTGGCCCATCAATATCAGATAGAAAGGAAGATACAAACTTTCCTTTGGAAACTAATGATAAGAAGAAAGTTATTTATATATCTTTAGGTACTGTATTTAACAATTCTATTGAGTTTTATGAAAATTGCTTTAAAGCTTTTGATGATATGGATGCAAAGATTATTATGTCTGTAGGTAAAAACATAGATATTAATATATTTAAATCTATTCCATCAAATTTTATTATTCGTAATTATGTACCTCAGCTTGAAATTTTAAAACATGCAGATGTGTTCATTACCCATGGCGGCATGAACAGTACAAATGAGGGTTTGTATTATGATGTTCCATTGATTCTTATTCCTCAATTTATTGATCAGCCTGCTGTAGCTAATAGAGTAGCTGAATTAGGTGCAGGTATTGTTATTGAAAAAGATAAGGTTACTCCAGAGGTATTGAAGCAGTCAGTAATTATGATTCTTTCAGATAACAATTTTAAAATAAACAGTAAAAAGATTGGGAAATCGCTCAGAGAAGCAGGGGGGTATAAAAAGGGGGTTGATGAAATACTTAATTTAATAAATAAAAAATCAAGTCTATTTACATAA
- a CDS encoding VanW family protein produces the protein MKKKNIIIIGIACAIIVIMGISIPAYNVYSKVKSFDNIIYPGVKIQDVDVSGKSVDEAKKMVSDKYQAVVGDKKVNVQAQGKNYSISYSKLDARYNIDKVTAEAFNYGRNLSIYDKYKLIKKPQQKDIKLSFTYDKKPLDEFVNNIKKDVNKDAVNATITKSGSGFQITPDTDGYKLNDAELKNKITAAIDAIGGTITSDTNVQATVETVKAARSKEKLQKINTLVSTFNTSYGPISSPGRAINIQLATKAINGLVLMPGESFSFNGVVGERTAAKGYQAAPVDIGYSTGMGLGGGICQVSTTLYNAVLQAGIKATDRLHHTIPSAYVPLGFDATVDYGNLDYQFKNTLDFPIYIEGNSDNGIETFNIYSDNSLTSKTYKVVNNVYETIQPKVSYIDDPTLPAGTTRIDQNPSEGHRVKVFLQTYQNGQMISQDMIANDTYNAVDQVIRRGTKK, from the coding sequence ATGAAGAAAAAAAATATAATTATTATAGGCATTGCCTGTGCTATTATAGTAATTATGGGTATTTCAATACCAGCATATAATGTTTATTCAAAGGTTAAAAGCTTCGACAATATTATTTATCCAGGAGTAAAGATTCAGGATGTAGATGTTTCTGGTAAAAGTGTAGATGAAGCTAAAAAAATGGTTTCTGATAAATACCAGGCTGTAGTTGGAGACAAGAAGGTAAATGTACAAGCACAGGGAAAGAATTATAGCATTTCTTATTCTAAATTAGACGCCAGGTATAATATAGATAAGGTTACAGCAGAAGCTTTCAATTATGGGAGAAATCTTAGTATTTATGATAAGTATAAGCTTATAAAAAAGCCTCAGCAAAAGGATATTAAACTTTCTTTTACTTATGATAAAAAGCCCTTAGATGAATTTGTAAATAATATAAAGAAAGATGTCAATAAGGATGCTGTTAATGCTACTATTACTAAATCTGGTTCGGGATTTCAAATTACACCAGATACAGATGGATATAAATTAAATGATGCTGAACTCAAAAATAAAATAACAGCAGCCATAGATGCTATAGGTGGAACCATTACTTCAGATACAAATGTACAAGCTACTGTAGAAACTGTAAAAGCAGCTAGGTCTAAGGAAAAGCTTCAAAAGATTAATACATTAGTATCTACATTTAATACAAGCTATGGGCCTATATCAAGTCCGGGAAGAGCAATTAATATTCAGCTTGCCACAAAAGCTATAAATGGCCTGGTTCTCATGCCAGGAGAATCCTTTAGCTTTAATGGAGTGGTAGGTGAAAGAACGGCAGCAAAAGGGTATCAAGCTGCACCAGTAGATATTGGATACTCTACTGGAATGGGACTTGGTGGAGGAATATGTCAGGTTTCTACTACACTTTATAATGCAGTATTACAAGCTGGGATAAAAGCAACTGACAGATTACATCATACTATACCTTCTGCCTATGTACCTTTAGGATTTGACGCTACCGTAGATTATGGCAATTTAGACTATCAATTTAAAAACACTTTAGATTTCCCAATATACATTGAAGGAAATTCAGATAATGGAATAGAAACCTTCAATATATATTCAGACAATAGCTTGACTAGTAAAACTTATAAGGTGGTAAATAATGTTTATGAAACTATTCAGCCAAAGGTATCTTATATTGATGACCCTACTTTGCCAGCAGGAACTACAAGAATTGACCAAAATCCTTCAGAAGGCCATAGAGTAAAAGTATTTTTACAGACATACCAAAATGGACAGATGATTTCACAGGATATGATAGCTAACGATACATATAATGCTGTTGATCAGGTGATAAGAAGGGGAACAAAGAAGTAG
- a CDS encoding TPM domain-containing protein: MNKIKGKLILILMILILVIIVPVLNIKAQTQTLSPTSLKYVNDYAGIMDDSTKQYIVSVGNELENKTGAQSVVVIINSLDGRDIESYANGLFREWGIGQKDKNNGLLILISMKDKKWRVEVGKGLEGTITDIYSARIMDSVAAPKFSTGNFNQGIKDAYSVFADDIAKSYNVKLEKNSHIKVNENGDKNTKGIVSLIPAAFIILIFIILIFRSFRKGPRGGSGFGGGGFGGFGGGGFGGFGGSSGGSSGGSDFGGFGGGDSGGGGSSGGW, translated from the coding sequence ATGAATAAAATTAAAGGTAAATTGATATTAATATTGATGATATTAATATTAGTAATTATAGTACCAGTGTTGAATATAAAAGCACAAACACAAACTCTTTCACCTACAAGTCTTAAATATGTAAATGACTACGCTGGTATAATGGATGATAGTACAAAGCAGTATATTGTATCTGTAGGAAATGAACTTGAGAATAAAACCGGTGCCCAGTCAGTGGTGGTTATAATTAATTCATTAGATGGCAGGGATATAGAGAGTTATGCTAATGGACTTTTCAGAGAATGGGGTATAGGTCAAAAGGACAAAAATAATGGTTTGCTTATACTCATTTCCATGAAAGATAAAAAATGGAGAGTGGAAGTAGGAAAAGGACTAGAGGGCACTATAACTGACATTTATTCTGCAAGAATTATGGATTCTGTGGCTGCACCTAAGTTTTCAACTGGAAATTTTAATCAGGGTATAAAAGATGCTTATTCTGTATTTGCGGATGATATAGCAAAATCTTATAATGTAAAACTAGAAAAGAATTCACACATAAAAGTAAATGAAAATGGTGATAAAAATACCAAAGGGATAGTAAGCTTAATACCAGCTGCCTTTATAATTTTGATTTTTATAATTTTAATCTTTAGGTCTTTTAGAAAGGGACCAAGGGGTGGAAGCGGGTTTGGTGGCGGAGGCTTTGGCGGATTCGGGGGCGGAGGCTTCGGTGGATTCGGTGGTTCAAGTGGAGGATCTTCTGGTGGAAGTGACTTCGGTGGTTTTGGAGGTGGAGATTCTGGCGGCGGCGGATCTTCTGGAGGTTGGTAG
- a CDS encoding YiiX/YebB-like N1pC/P60 family cysteine hydrolase, with protein MKKRLILSLLSAVLISANINYSSVDALTLPIRSVNSGYTITKPDAQITIDDVKKSLNISDGIEKEIVDTLQFQIKIDENWDNLKVDKDMDLYNSTGKSIGKPGDILIAVFDDDNTDINAITMGSITTHAAMVDSDPTKVLEVFPDGVQNRENDWRTRYKKILILRPKTNEETIKGAIEYGHTKINTPFNYDLFNKTTTDKFYCSQFVWRCYFNNGLDLDRNGGLAVFPYDFISHKTTIVYKQGE; from the coding sequence ATGAAAAAAAGATTAATTTTATCTTTACTTAGTGCAGTGTTAATATCTGCTAATATCAACTATTCAAGTGTAGATGCGCTCACTTTACCAATCAGATCTGTTAACTCTGGTTATACTATAACCAAACCAGATGCCCAAATTACTATTGATGATGTAAAAAAGAGTTTAAACATATCTGATGGAATTGAAAAAGAAATAGTAGATACTTTACAATTTCAAATAAAAATAGATGAAAATTGGGATAATTTAAAAGTAGACAAGGATATGGACTTGTATAATTCTACAGGAAAATCTATTGGAAAACCTGGCGACATATTAATAGCAGTATTTGATGATGACAATACTGATATTAATGCAATTACGATGGGCTCAATTACTACCCATGCTGCTATGGTAGATTCCGATCCAACAAAAGTTCTTGAAGTATTCCCAGACGGTGTTCAAAACCGTGAAAATGATTGGAGAACTAGATATAAAAAAATTCTTATTCTACGTCCAAAGACTAATGAAGAAACTATTAAAGGTGCCATTGAATATGGACATACCAAAATAAATACACCTTTTAATTATGATTTATTCAATAAAACTACAACTGATAAATTCTATTGTTCACAATTTGTATGGAGATGTTACTTTAACAATGGCCTAGATTTAGACAGAAATGGTGGACTAGCTGTTTTCCCATATGATT
- a CDS encoding HD domain-containing phosphohydrolase, with the protein MYTQKNKSILRLYREQLAIIVILLTSAIIVFFSLLMVNIHRNHQGTILSNSLSEQITLTQIMAKDSNRVFEIESLLQVYNGNGESKESLQNKVNETLEDLKQAENSYIKQYNLIKQGYIVQDNAIVSFKGMHNDNLNNIFIRHDKIWPQYYESINIVFNNKSNLTELLKATRYINENNQMLLDYNEKMANLIKEYDNNKTQVYINILTAVGILILIILAVFMTNTYINLFLPMNQFYRGMTNIGINDLNVAIPKFKREELKPVFYEVQTVFDKLKSLINIIEDLSKNLPFKDILDKIFNSFQEYVPYTYIGVALIEDDGQFIKASYASAGKEHENLSKRMLGIKAKIISTSLHKILKDKKARLINDLEEYVKGKNIREYNKILLEEGIKSSITFPLINNDKPIGIIFFSSNQKNIYKKEHIEFLKIVANSIMLSLEEDILIEDMVVSSTLALAVLTEERDPETGEHLDRMKIYSRMLAEYLSKEDKYKDTIDMTYINSIERFSPLHDIGKVAIRDDILLKPGKLTEEEFKIMKTHTTYGGKVLRLADENLMKKGRSVFKMAIEIAEGHHEWWNGTGYPYGRNGEEIPLSARIVSIADVFDALTSKRPYKKAFSFEDSIEIIAQDTGKHFDPYITEVFFKNIDKFRVRYKRFNRHHQ; encoded by the coding sequence ATGTACACACAGAAAAATAAATCTATTCTAAGGCTTTACAGAGAGCAGCTTGCAATAATTGTTATATTACTTACTTCAGCAATAATCGTTTTTTTCTCTTTACTAATGGTGAATATACATAGAAATCATCAAGGTACCATTCTTTCTAATTCACTTTCAGAGCAAATAACATTGACGCAGATTATGGCAAAGGATTCCAATAGAGTTTTTGAAATAGAATCTTTACTGCAAGTATACAACGGTAATGGCGAATCGAAGGAATCATTACAAAATAAGGTAAATGAAACTTTAGAAGATTTAAAACAGGCAGAGAATAGTTATATTAAACAGTATAACCTTATAAAACAGGGATACATAGTTCAAGATAATGCTATAGTAAGTTTTAAGGGAATGCATAATGATAATTTAAATAATATCTTTATTAGGCATGATAAAATTTGGCCGCAATATTATGAAAGTATAAATATAGTTTTTAATAACAAAAGTAATCTTACGGAATTATTGAAAGCTACAAGATATATAAACGAAAATAATCAGATGCTTTTAGATTATAATGAAAAAATGGCAAATTTAATTAAAGAATATGACAATAATAAAACACAGGTTTACATAAATATTCTAACTGCCGTTGGAATATTAATATTAATAATATTAGCTGTATTTATGACAAATACATATATAAATCTATTCCTACCTATGAATCAATTTTACAGGGGAATGACTAATATAGGAATTAATGATCTTAATGTAGCCATACCTAAATTTAAGAGAGAGGAATTAAAACCTGTATTTTATGAGGTGCAGACTGTATTTGATAAGTTGAAAAGCTTAATTAATATAATTGAAGATTTGAGCAAAAATTTACCTTTTAAAGATATATTGGATAAAATTTTTAATTCTTTTCAAGAATATGTTCCCTATACATATATAGGAGTAGCACTTATTGAAGATGATGGTCAGTTTATAAAAGCTTCTTACGCTTCAGCAGGAAAAGAACATGAAAATCTATCTAAAAGAATGTTAGGTATAAAGGCAAAAATTATTAGTACAAGCCTTCACAAAATATTAAAAGACAAAAAAGCAAGGCTTATAAATGATTTAGAGGAATATGTGAAGGGAAAAAATATACGTGAATACAATAAAATATTATTGGAAGAAGGTATAAAGTCCTCAATAACTTTTCCGCTAATAAATAATGATAAGCCTATAGGAATAATATTTTTTTCCAGTAACCAAAAAAACATATACAAAAAAGAACATATAGAATTTCTTAAAATAGTTGCTAATAGTATTATGTTAAGTCTTGAAGAAGATATTTTAATTGAAGATATGGTTGTAAGCTCGACTTTAGCTCTGGCAGTACTAACAGAAGAAAGAGATCCAGAAACAGGAGAACATTTGGATAGAATGAAAATTTATTCGAGAATGTTAGCTGAATATTTATCTAAGGAGGACAAATATAAGGATACAATTGATATGACTTATATAAATTCCATAGAAAGATTTAGTCCCCTTCATGATATAGGAAAGGTAGCTATAAGGGATGACATATTGCTAAAGCCTGGTAAATTAACTGAAGAAGAATTTAAAATAATGAAAACTCATACTACTTATGGTGGAAAAGTATTAAGACTGGCAGATGAAAATCTGATGAAAAAAGGTAGAAGTGTATTTAAAATGGCCATCGAAATAGCAGAGGGACATCATGAATGGTGGAATGGTACAGGCTATCCTTATGGGAGAAACGGTGAAGAAATTCCACTTAGCGCAAGAATAGTTTCTATAGCAGATGTATTTGATGCATTAACAAGTAAAAGACCATATAAAAAGGCATTTTCTTTTGAGGATTCCATAGAAATTATAGCTCAAGATACAGGTAAGCATTTTGATCCATATATTACAGAAGTATTCTTTAAAAATATCGATAAATTTAGGGTTAGATATAAAAGATTTAATAGACATCATCAATAA
- a CDS encoding M42 family metallopeptidase encodes MYNADKIKYYLNNILAIPSPSGFTCNIMDYIKEELHLLNVFYYTTNKGSVVAKIDGKKKDYIKTFSCHVDTLGAMVKEIKAKGTLSLSPIGGFMMNSIEGENCTVETLEGKSFSGTIQTIKPSVHIHSDAKDLKRDPSNMEIVLDEKVNTNEDVENLGIDIGDFITFDPRIKFTDSGFIKSRHLDDKASTAILLYAIKYITENNIKLPHTVNFLFTNYEEVGHGGSRIPEDTKEFIAVDMGAPGTGQNSSEYSVCICAKDSSGPYDLELRKKLTNICKSKNISYKTDIYPNYGSDASAALRAGWDIKTALIGTGVYASHGYERTHIDGILSTLDLIINYCTECGEPT; translated from the coding sequence ATGTATAATGCTGACAAAATCAAATATTATCTTAATAATATTCTTGCTATCCCCAGTCCAAGTGGTTTTACTTGTAATATAATGGACTATATAAAGGAAGAATTACATTTATTAAATGTGTTTTATTATACCACAAATAAGGGCTCAGTTGTGGCAAAAATAGATGGTAAAAAGAAAGACTATATAAAAACCTTTTCCTGTCATGTGGACACTTTGGGTGCCATGGTCAAAGAAATTAAAGCTAAAGGAACTCTCTCTCTATCTCCTATAGGTGGCTTTATGATGAATTCAATTGAAGGTGAAAATTGTACAGTTGAAACTCTGGAAGGTAAAAGTTTTAGTGGTACTATACAAACTATAAAACCATCAGTCCATATCCATAGTGATGCAAAAGATTTAAAGAGAGATCCCTCCAATATGGAAATAGTGCTGGATGAAAAGGTTAATACAAATGAAGATGTAGAAAACTTAGGTATAGACATAGGTGACTTCATTACCTTTGATCCTAGAATAAAATTTACCGATAGCGGATTTATAAAAAGTAGGCATTTAGATGATAAAGCAAGTACTGCTATATTACTTTATGCCATAAAATATATTACGGAAAACAATATAAAACTTCCTCATACTGTTAATTTTTTGTTTACCAATTATGAGGAGGTGGGCCATGGCGGTTCCCGTATTCCTGAAGATACAAAAGAGTTTATTGCAGTGGATATGGGTGCACCGGGTACCGGCCAGAATTCTTCTGAATACAGTGTTTGTATTTGCGCAAAAGATTCTTCTGGTCCCTATGATTTAGAACTTAGAAAAAAGCTTACCAATATATGCAAAAGCAAAAATATATCCTACAAAACAGATATTTATCCTAACTATGGTTCCGATGCTTCTGCAGCCTTAAGAGCTGGCTGGGACATAAAAACTGCTCTCATAGGCACTGGTGTTTATGCATCTCACGGTTATGAGAGAACACATATTGATGGTATATTATCTACATTGGATTTAATAATTAATTATTGTACAGAGTGCGGAGAACCAACTTAA